One segment of Pseudomonas sp. FP2196 DNA contains the following:
- the lexA gene encoding transcriptional repressor LexA, with protein sequence MYSMTNLTPRRTAILTFIRERIAEHGQPPSLAEISEAFGFASRSVARKHVLALTEAGFIEVNPHQARGIRLLGQPARAELLEIPVLGRVAAGAPIGADADIHNRLMLDPALFSRTPDYMLRVQGDSMIEDGILDGDLVGVRRNPEALNGQIVVARLDGEVTIKRFERVGDVVRLLPRNPAYQPIVVRDDQDLAIEGVFCGLVRQG encoded by the coding sequence ATGTACTCCATGACGAACCTGACTCCCCGCCGTACCGCCATCCTGACCTTTATCCGCGAACGTATCGCCGAGCACGGTCAGCCCCCAAGCCTCGCTGAAATCAGCGAGGCTTTTGGTTTTGCCTCGCGCAGCGTGGCGCGCAAGCATGTGCTGGCGCTCACCGAAGCCGGTTTTATCGAGGTCAACCCGCATCAGGCCCGGGGCATTCGCTTGCTCGGGCAACCGGCACGTGCGGAGTTGCTGGAGATCCCTGTACTCGGTCGGGTGGCCGCCGGTGCGCCGATTGGCGCCGATGCCGACATTCATAACCGCCTGATGCTCGACCCGGCGCTGTTCTCCCGCACGCCTGATTACATGCTGCGGGTGCAAGGCGACTCGATGATCGAGGACGGCATTCTCGATGGTGATCTGGTCGGTGTGCGGCGCAATCCCGAGGCGCTCAACGGCCAGATCGTCGTGGCGCGGCTCGACGGCGAAGTCACCATCAAGCGTTTCGAGCGCGTCGGCGATGTGGTGCGGCTGTTACCGCGCAACCCGGCGTATCAGCCGATTGTCGTGCGTGACGATCAGGATCTGGCCATCGAAGGGGTGTTCTGCGGTCTGGTGAGGCAAGGCTGA
- a CDS encoding DNA polymerase Y family protein: MRWVCILFPQLALDAVLRQRPDPDEPLVLLSGPAQRRVLQAVNPAARKLGLRPGQSMTAAQAIGKGFATADYEVAEVEHWQQFLAAWAYRFSAQVSAHYPRTVVFEIESSLGLFGSWAQFEARLRQELTDLGFRHRIVAAPNPVAARILANAYDGLVVPDGEALQHHLGQLPIDRVGLEPGVATALSRMGLRNLSQVQSLPRQALARRFEAPMLKHLDTLFGARPLALAFYLPPDRFDVRIELNFDVQSHQALLFPLRRLTGDLSAFLCGRDSGVQRFDLHLEHAGLPDTLIKVGLLSAERDPAMLFELARGRLEQVQVEAPVRGFRLRAEDLPSFVPQFQELFDDRPQQTLPWEQLRERLRARLGDDAVQGLRFQADHRPECAWQNGVDKQRCAGLPSVHRPGWLLGEPQSVAQGSARILMGPERIESGWWDGDDVRRDYYLIQNRAGQQGWAYRAVGEGGPLWLQGWFA; encoded by the coding sequence ATGCGCTGGGTCTGTATTCTGTTCCCGCAATTGGCCCTCGACGCCGTGTTGCGTCAGCGGCCCGATCCCGATGAACCGTTGGTGTTGCTCAGCGGCCCGGCCCAGCGCCGGGTGCTGCAAGCGGTCAATCCAGCGGCGCGCAAACTCGGCTTGCGCCCCGGCCAGTCAATGACCGCCGCGCAAGCCATTGGCAAAGGTTTTGCCACCGCCGATTACGAGGTGGCCGAGGTTGAGCACTGGCAGCAGTTTCTCGCCGCGTGGGCTTACCGTTTCAGTGCGCAGGTCAGCGCGCATTATCCGCGTACCGTGGTGTTCGAGATCGAATCGAGCCTGGGCCTGTTCGGTTCCTGGGCGCAGTTCGAAGCGCGGTTGCGCCAGGAACTGACCGATCTGGGTTTCCGTCATCGCATCGTCGCTGCGCCCAACCCGGTGGCGGCACGCATTTTGGCCAACGCCTATGACGGACTGGTGGTGCCGGACGGCGAAGCCTTGCAGCATCATCTAGGGCAATTGCCCATCGACCGGGTCGGCCTGGAACCGGGCGTGGCCACGGCGTTGTCGCGCATGGGCCTGCGTAACCTCAGTCAGGTGCAGAGCCTGCCGCGTCAGGCACTGGCCCGACGCTTCGAAGCGCCGATGCTCAAACATCTCGACACCTTGTTCGGCGCGCGGCCGCTGGCGCTGGCGTTCTACCTGCCGCCGGATCGTTTCGATGTGCGCATCGAACTCAATTTCGACGTGCAATCCCATCAAGCGCTGCTGTTCCCTTTACGGCGTTTGACTGGCGATCTGTCGGCGTTTCTGTGTGGGCGCGACAGCGGCGTGCAGCGTTTCGACCTGCATCTGGAACATGCCGGGTTGCCGGATACCTTGATCAAGGTCGGCCTGCTCAGCGCCGAACGCGACCCGGCGATGCTCTTCGAACTGGCCCGTGGACGGCTGGAACAGGTGCAGGTTGAGGCGCCAGTGCGCGGTTTCCGTCTGCGTGCCGAAGATTTGCCGAGTTTTGTGCCGCAGTTTCAGGAACTGTTCGATGACCGTCCGCAGCAGACCTTGCCGTGGGAGCAGTTGCGTGAACGCCTGCGCGCACGGCTGGGCGATGACGCCGTGCAAGGCCTGCGCTTTCAGGCCGATCATCGGCCCGAGTGCGCGTGGCAGAACGGTGTCGACAAACAACGTTGCGCCGGTTTGCCGAGTGTCCACCGCCCGGGCTGGTTGCTCGGTGAACCGCAGAGCGTGGCGCAAGGTTCGGCGCGGATCCTCATGGGCCCTGAGCGCATCGAATCCGGCTGGTGGGACGGCGACGATGTGCGCCGCGATTATTACCTGATCCAGAACCGCGCCGGGCAGCAGGGCTGGGCTTATCGGGCGGTGGGCGAGGGCGGTCCGTTGTGGCTGCAAGGCTGGTTCGCATGA
- the imuA gene encoding translesion DNA synthesis-associated protein ImuA, which yields MGAVVALDALFNGGQVWKGRPAPPAASPQPTGHAALDAALPSGGWPEAALSEILLAGPGVGELQLVWPTLARLSAAGERIVLVAPPFVPYPQAWENAGVDLRQLSVIQASERDALWAAEQCLRSGSCGAVLCWPHKADDRALRRLQVAAETGQTLAFAWRPLSEAINPSPAALRIAIDAKPAQLRVLKCRGGLARTAPIAFAVGH from the coding sequence ATGGGCGCCGTCGTTGCGTTGGATGCCCTGTTCAATGGCGGCCAGGTCTGGAAGGGCCGGCCTGCGCCTCCGGCCGCCAGCCCACAACCGACCGGGCATGCCGCGCTGGACGCCGCATTGCCCAGCGGTGGCTGGCCGGAAGCGGCATTGAGCGAAATCCTCCTGGCCGGCCCCGGTGTCGGTGAGCTGCAACTGGTGTGGCCGACGCTGGCGCGGTTGTCGGCGGCGGGCGAGCGCATCGTGCTGGTAGCGCCACCTTTCGTGCCGTATCCGCAGGCGTGGGAGAACGCCGGGGTCGACCTGCGTCAGTTGTCGGTGATTCAGGCCAGTGAACGCGACGCCTTGTGGGCGGCGGAACAATGCCTGCGTTCGGGCAGTTGCGGCGCCGTGCTGTGCTGGCCGCACAAGGCTGATGACCGCGCGTTGCGGCGTTTGCAGGTGGCGGCGGAAACCGGCCAGACCCTGGCCTTTGCGTGGCGACCATTGAGCGAAGCGATCAACCCGTCGCCGGCGGCGCTGCGCATCGCCATCGACGCCAAACCGGCCCAGTTGCGTGTACTCAAGTGCCGTGGCGGACTGGCGCGCACGGCGCCGATTGCCTTTGCTGTGGGGCACTGA